The following coding sequences lie in one Eleginops maclovinus isolate JMC-PN-2008 ecotype Puerto Natales chromosome 21, JC_Emac_rtc_rv5, whole genome shotgun sequence genomic window:
- the hhla2b.2 gene encoding LOW QUALITY PROTEIN: uncharacterized protein hhla2b.2 (The sequence of the model RefSeq protein was modified relative to this genomic sequence to represent the inferred CDS: inserted 2 bases in 1 codon) has translation MSVGKCFVFLGSLTFLWTTNGADAVDCLLNEGCILPCTFEFGEEVIIHWIQLPNTPAHSYYRKQDQLTHQNPRFKNRTSLFTNQISGGDASLQLTGVTIQDEGRYKCYSSTXVDHNKESFISLNVYAPACKLKIHQDGKRITCSSEGMYPKPEITWSTDPPSNQAMKENTRVQQIGQLYNINSYLTSVTDVGYTCTVSTSRNKMTATLFKQTFLISSSSETTMPCSSSESPRTGFIWRFNHSQIIVNDGTVMKEWRQQVKSVSESGDLTLKDLPVDYEGLYTCEISNAEGTNVTNTYLRIEKSQVSALTGGQTAGIVFGVGVGVALVILAAVAVVLYIKREKKPKAEGDNQAEGDSPTVRYSPVNVSEPAAGDEQIPQEVNQSYEAFENESSTTTHSSAVADRQVSCMFNESCILPCTCEGDPVEPLIHWYQVSTGNTRVHSFYDKEDQTGDQDPRFKGRTSLFRDQIFSGNASLKLTGVKIEDEGRYECYFSFKEGNHNKSDINLTVDAPIVKVDIQRAENQIICSSEEIYPEPQLTWSTDPQSNETLHNKTTVHQTEQKLYNIHSSLNVTDTDKNYICTVSTRRNKRAATLVKPTFLNSSSSETTMPCSSSESHRTGLIWRFNHSQIIVNDGTVMEEWRQQVKSVSQSGDLTLKDLPVDHEGLYTCEVSNAEGTNVTNTYLRIEKSQVSALTDGETAGIGVGVGVALVILAAVVVYLCIKRRALRCSPVNVSEPAAGVPLQLTGNGCNGGPTENPQHAVGDNRAEGESQAVGDSQAVGDSQAVGDSQAVGDSQEAGESQAVGDSQAVGDSQEAGDSQAVGDSQAVGDSQAVGDSQEAGESQAVGDSQAVGDSQAEGDSPVNVSKPAAGDEQTPLTGNGCNGGPTENPQHDTSGSESVI, from the exons ATGTCTGTGGGCAAGTGTTTCGTGTTTTTGGGGTCCTTGACTTTTCTGTGGACAACGAACGGAGCAG ATGCTGTGGACTGTCTTTTAAATGAGGGCTGCATCTTACCATGCACATTTGAATTTGGTGAAGAAGTAATCATCCACTGGATTCAGTTACCCAACACTCCAGCCCACTCCTACTACCGCAAGCAGGACCAGCTCACCCACCAGAACCCGCGTTTCAAAAACCGAACATCGCTGTTCACAAACCAGATCTCTGGAGGAGATGCCTCGCTCCAACTCACAGGGGTGACAATTCAGGATGAAGGCAGATATAAATGCTACTCCAGTAC GGTCGATCACAATAAAGAATCCTTCATCAGCCTAAATGTATACg cTCCGGCCTGTAAACTGAAAATTCATCAGGATGGAAAAAGGATcacctgcagctcagagggGATGTACCCTAAGCCGGAGATCACCTGGTCCACTGACCCTCCGTCCAACCAGGCCATGAAAGAAAATACCAGAGTGCAGCAGATCGGACAGCTTTACAACATCAACAGTTATCTTACCTCAGTTACTGATGTGGGGTACACGTGCACCGTCAGCACGAGCAGAAACAAGATGACGGCCACGTTGTTTAAACAAA CTTTCCTCATCAGTTCCAGCAGTGAAACAACAATGCCCTGCAGCTCATCAGAGAGCCCTCGAACAGGCTTCATCTGGAGGTTCAACCACAGTCAGATCATCGTGAATGATGGGACTGTGATGAAGGAGTGGAGGCAGCAGGTGAAGAGTGTGTCTGAGTCTGGAGATCTCACACTAAAGGATTTACCGGTAGATTACGAGGGGTTATACACCTGTGAGATCAGTAATGCTGAAGGGACAAACGTGACCAACACCTACCTGAGGATAGAGAAGAGTCAAG TTTCAGCTCTGACAGGTGGACAGACTGCAGGCATTGTATTTGGAGTTGGAGTTGGAGTTGCTTTGGTTATTTTGGCTGCAGTCGCGGTGGTTCTCTACATAAAAcgtgaaaaaaaaccaaag GCAGAAGGAGACAATCAGGCAGAAGGAGACAGTCCTACAGTAAGATACAGTCCTGTTAACGTCAGTGAACCAGCAGCAGGAGATGAACA GATACCTCAGGAAGTGAATCAGTCATATGAAGCATTTGAAAACGAAAGCAGCACTACAACCCACAGCTCTG CTGTTGCAGACCGACAGGTATCCTGTATGTTCAATGAGAGCTGCATCTTACCGTGCACCTGTGAGGGTGATCCTGTTGAACCACTCATCCACTGGTACCAGGTTTCAACAGGAAACACTAGGGTCCACTCTTTTTACGACAAAGAGGACCAGACAGGCGACCAGGACCCACGCTTCAAAGGCAGGACGTCACTGTTCAGGGATCAGATATTTAGCGGAAACGCATCGCTGAAACTGACAGGGGTGAAGATTGAGGATGAAGGCAGATACGAGTGCTACTTCAGCTTCAAAGAAGGCAACCATAATAAGTCAGATATCAACCTAACAGTGGACG CTCCAATTGTTAAAGTGGACATTCAGCGAGCAGAAAACCAGATCatctgcagctcagaggagaTCTATCCTGAGCCTCAGCTCACCTGGTCCACTGACCCTCAGTCCAACGAAACCCTCCACAACAAAACCACGGTCCACCAGACTGAACAGAAGCTGTACAACATCCACAGTTCTCTGAACGTCACAGATACTGATAAGAACTACATCTGCACCGTCAGCACCCGCAGAAACAAGAGGGCAGCCACTTTGGTTAAACCAA CTTTCCTCAATAGTTCCAGCAGTGAAACAACAATGCCCTGCAGCTCCTCAGAGAGCCATCGAACAGGCCTCATCTGGAGGTTCAACCACAGTCAGATCATCGTGAATGATGGGACTGTGATGGAGGAGTGGAGGCAGCAGGTGAAGAGCGTGTCTCAGTCTGGAGATCTCACACTAAAGGATTTACCGGTAGATCACGAGGGGTTATACACCTGTGAGGTCAGTAATGCTGAAGGTACAAACGTGACCAACACCTACCTGAGGATAGAGAAGAGTCAAG TTTCTGCTCTGACAGATGGAGAGACTGCAGGCATTGGAGTTGGAGTTGGAGTTGCTTTGGTTATTTTGGCTGCAGTCGTGGTGTATCTCTGCATAAAACGAAGG GCACTAAGATGTAGTCCTGTTAACGTCAGTGAACCAGCAGCAGGTGTTCCACTTCAA cTAACAGGTAATGGATGTAACGGTGGACCCACCGAAAATCCTCAACAC gcagtaggagacAATCGGGCAGA AGGAGAAAGTCAGGCAGT AGGAGACAGTCAGGCAGTAGGAGACAGTCAGGCAGTAGGAGACAGTCAGGCAGTAGGAGACAGTCAGGAAGCAGGAGAAAGTCAGGCAGTAGGAGACAGTCAGGCAGTAGGAGACAgtcaggaagcaggagacagtcAGGCAGTAGGAGACAGTCAGGCAGTAGGAGACAGTCAGGCAGTAGGAGACAGTCAGGAAGCAGGAGAAAGTCAGGCAGTAGGAGACAGTCAGGCAGTAGGAGACAGTCAGGCAGAAGGAGACAGTCCTGTTAACGTCAGTAAACCAGCAGCAGGAGATGAACAGACTCCA CTAACAGGTAATGGATGTAACGGTGGACCCACCGAAAATCCTCAACAC GATACCTCAGGAAGTGAATCAGTCATATGA
- the chrnd gene encoding acetylcholine receptor subunit delta → MKLQPAALSSVLLLVLLSAECWCRNEEERLINYLIKERGYNKELRPVERQQDAVDVYLALTLSNLISLKEVDETLLSNVWIDHTWTDYRLSWNVTEFDGIDMLRLPTSMVWLPEIVLENNNDAQFEVAYYSNVLVDPTGLCYWLPPAIFRSSCSINVNYFPFDWQNCTLKFVSLTYNAKEIKMLLKEEADEESSWTVEWIIIDPASFTENGEWEITHRPAKKNTYKHIPMESNKHQDITFYLIIKRKPLFYIVNIIIPCVLISFLASLVYYLPADSGEKMTLSISVLLAQSVFLLLISQRLPETSMSVPLIVKYLMFIMVLVTVVVLNCVVVLNLHFRTPSTHVMSDWTKKFFLERLPRILRMSHPTEAEPYWDGALPRRTSSVGYIASAEEYYSVKSRSELMFEKQSVRHGLMTRAAHSSVVKPQADDSVTDQLYAEIKPAVDGANYIIKHMRNKNDYNEEKDNWSGIARTVDRLCLFLVTPVMTMGTVIIFLMGVYNTPPHLPFQGDPYDYSDENPRFL, encoded by the exons ATGAAGCTCCAGCCTGCTGCTCTGAGCTCCGTGTTGCTGCTCGTTCTGCTCTCAGCTG agtgctGGTGCAGGAACGAGGAGGAGCGTCTGATCAACTACCTGATTAAAGAGCGAGGATACAACAAAGAGCTGCGACCCGTAGAGAGGCAGCAGGACGCCGTCGATGTTTACCTCGCGCTCACACTCTCCAACCTCATCTCTCTG AAAGAGGTGGACGAGACTCTGCTGTCAAACGTATGGATAGATCAT aCGTGGACAGACTACCGCCTGTCATGGAATGTGACGGAGTTTGACGGCATCGATATGCTGCGTCTGCCGACCAGCATGGTGTGGCTGCCGGAGATCGTGCTGGAAAACAA TAACGATGCCCAGTTCGAGGTGGCGTACTACAGTAACGTCCTGGTGGATCCCACTGGTCTCTGCTACTGGTTACCGCCGGCCATCTTCcgctcctcctgctccatcaACGTCAACTACTTCCCCTTCGACTGGCAGAACTGCACGCTCAAATTTGT CTCTCTGACCTACAATGCCAAAGAGATCAAGATGCTTCTTAAGGAAGAAGCGGACGAAGAATCTTCATGGACGGTGGAGTGGATCATCATAGACCCTGCCAGCTTTACGG AGAACGGCGAGTGGGAGATTACTCACCGTCCGGCCAAGAAAAACACGTACAAACACATCCCCATGGAGAGCAACAAGCACCAGGACATCACCTTCTACCTGATCATCAAACGCAAACCGCTATTCTACATCGTCAACATCATCATCCCCTGCGTGCTCATCTCCTTCCTCGCATCCCTCGTCTACTACCTGCCGGCTGACA gtggtgAGAAGATGACCTTGTCCATCTCCGTGCTGCTGGCTCAGTCTGTCTTCCTGCTGCTGATCTCTCAGAGGCTGCCAGAGACTTCTATGTCTGTTCCGCTTATCGTCAA atattTGATGTTCATCATGGTGTTGGTGACGGTGGTGGTGTTGAACTGCGTGGTCGTCCTCAACCTGCACTTCAGGACCCCGAGCACACATGTCATGTCTGATTGGACCAagaag TTTTTCCTCGAGCGGCTGCCTCGCATCCTTCGCATGTCCCACCCGACGGAGGCGGAGCCATACTGGGATGGAGCGTTGCCGCGGCGAACCAGCTCTGTGGGCTACATCGCCTCGGCGGAGGAGTACTACAGTGTGAAGTCTCGCAGCGAGCTGATGTTCGAGAAACAGTCGGTGCGGCACGGACTGATGACACGAGCCGCACACTCATCAG ttgtgaaGCCACAGGCTGATGACAGTGTGACGGATCAGCTGTATGCGGAGATCAAGCCGGCAGTGGACGGAGCGAACTACATCATCAAACACATGAGGAACAAGAACGACTACAACGAG gAGAAGGATAACTGGAGCGGTATCGCCCGAACGGTGGACCGTCTGTGCCTCTTCCTGGTTACCCCGGTGATGACCATGGGCACCGTCATCATCTTCCTTATGGGCGTCtacaacacccccccccacctgccCTTCCAAGGAGACCCCTACGATTACAGCGATGAAAACCCTCGCtttctgtga
- the cip2a gene encoding LOW QUALITY PROTEIN: protein CIP2A (The sequence of the model RefSeq protein was modified relative to this genomic sequence to represent the inferred CDS: deleted 1 base in 1 codon): protein MDMSTCLKSLLLAIQQYRVGRTAQNAAQLHKQVEEVSGLKCDQLLSSGQALPRECVSGLVELAGNPNTSPNMTSSIISLLAQLACDDDSREILHSSYSLTSTLASIIHCHNATPGEPLVLQCLQVLQKLTYNTRIFQSTNYIHELIAFLMTNIQSHNDDIIMPCLGLMANLCRDNHSVQSHIKSLDNVKPFYRTLINFLAHNSLTVVVFTLSILASLTLNEKVGEKLFDAKNIHQTFQLVFNIIVNGDGTLTRKYSVDLLVDLLRNPKITDHLSRYQHFSACVSQVLGLLQSKDPDSAAKVLELLLAMCSVSELRSLLCEVVFKPTAPKLRAAGRRQAAGLEGGRKTETGLALVQWLSLPVVGAESCSLQTLQLLNELLEEAVGVDSVSECVLSFVEMLLPVLLGLLRGLEAAQGDAHLRKQCHRITHVTSLLLILCAEDSTRCLVSRQVSAQLCLTQVESLLSCCHSNSPLNCHPPGSDNDLSQVCADALLKTLELMNKLRQQVKDMETSFYRMLQDQRIVTPLSLALTSHHRERVQTGLSLLFEATPLPDFPSLVLGESMAANNAYRQRESELSVKRVAVQEVPPSSILDSSCGSSRSVHCLADKIQNGLELQEQVKDSHVSDIIDVYEQKLSAFASKESRLQDLLEAKALALSQADRLIAQYRFQRAQAEAEACKLGCLLKEAERRREDLQSELSGQVLEVERCKADMEELLQHNARLQKDSEEHQSLKGAYNALLNRFNESERLLKELQAAHISLTKQSDTLRKNQEALTLQHEKMASVLEEREQEIRSLRADLQQKNSDITGLRGELRAEEEKLKEKDHEQRDLEETVDVLRKELNKTEQARKDASIKASSLEMQKSVLETKLKQREDELSKHSSMIAMIHSLSSGKQKNDVNLSL, encoded by the exons GAGGTATCAGGCCTCAAGTGTGACCAGCTGCTGTCCTCGGGTCAGGCTCTGCCCCGGGAGTGTGTGAGCGGGCTGGTGGAGCTGGCTGGAAACCCAAACACCAGCCCCAACATGACGAGCTCAATCATCTCCCTGCTGGCACAACTAG CTTGCGATGATGACAGTCGGGAGATTCTTCACAGCAGCTACAGCCTCACCAGCACACTGGCGTCTATCATCCACTGCCACAACGCCACACCTGGGGAGCCTCTGGTACTGCAG TGTTTGCAGGTGCTGCAGAAACTGACCTACAACACTCGCATCTTCCAGTCGACAAACTACATTCATGAGCTCATCGCCTTTTTAATGACCAACAT CCAGTCTCACAATGACGACATCATCATGCCATGTCTCGGCCTGATGGCTAACCTTTGTCGAGATAACCACTCGGTGCAGAGCCACATCAAGTCTCTG GACAACGTGAAGCCATTCTACCGCACTCTGATCAACTTCCTGGCTCACAACAGTCTGACGGTGGTGGTCTTCACGCTGTCCATCCTGGCCAGCCTCACTCTGAATGAGAAGGTTGGAGAGAAG CTCTTTGATGCG AAAAACATCCACCAGACTTTCCAGCTCGTGTTCAACATCATCGTCAACGGTGACGGCACGCTTACCAGAAAATACTCCGTGGATCTTTTGGTGGACTTGTTGAGGAACCCAAAGATCACAGATCACCTCTCAAG GTACCAACACTTCTCAGCATGTGTGTCTCAAGTGTTAGGACTGCTGCAATCGAAGGACCCTGACTCTGCAGCAAAG GTGCTGGAGCTCCTCCTGGCCATGTGCAGCGTCTCGGAGCTGCGGTCTCTGCTGTGTGAGGTGGTTTTCAAACCAACGGCCCCCAAACTCAGAGCAGCAGGCCGCAGGCAGGCAGCTGGGCTGGAAGGAGGACGCAAAACAGAGACCGGACTCGCCCTGGTGCAGTGGCTGAGCTTGCCTGTGGTGGGCGCTGAGTCCTGCTCACTGCAGACCCTGCAGCTGCTGAACGAGCTGCTCGAG GAGGCAGTGGGAGTGGacagtgtgtctgagtgtgtgctGAGCTTTGTGGAAATGTTGCTACCCGTCCTGTTGGGGCTCCTGAGGGGCCTCGAAGCTGCACAGGGGGACGCTCACCTCAGAAAACAGTGCCACCGCATCACACACGTCACCAGCCTGCTGCTCA TCCTGTGTGCCGAGGACTCCACCAGGTGTCTGGTGTCCCGACAGGTGAGCGCTCAGCTCTGCCTCACGCAGGTCGAGTCCCTCCTCTCCTGTTGTCACAGCAACAGCCCCCTTAACTGCCACCCCCCCGGCTCCGACAACGACCTCAG tcaggTGTGTGCAGACGCTCTGCTGAAGACTCTGGAGCTAATGAACAAACTGAGACAGCAGGTGAAGGACATGGAGACCAGCTTCTACCGGatgctacag GACCAGAGGATCGTGACCCCCCTCTCTCTGGCGCTGACGTCCCACCACAGAGAGCGAGTTCAGACAGgactctctctgctgtttgagGCCACTCCACTCCCAGACTTCCCCTCTCTGGT TCTTGGAGAAAGTATGGCCGCCAACAACGCCTATCGCCAGCGGGAGTCTGAGCTGTCTGTCAAACGTGTCGCTGTGCAGGAAGTCCCGCCCTCCAGCATCCTGGACTCATCCTGTGGATCGAGCAGGAGCGTCCACTGTCTGGCTGACAAGATACAGAATGGCTTAGAG ctGCAGGAACAGGTGAAGGACTCCCATGTGTCGGACATCATAGATGTTTATGAACAGAAGCTCTCAGCGTTCGCG TCTAAGGAGAGTCGTCTGCAGGACTTGTTGGAGGCGAAGGCTCTCGCCCTGTCTCAGGCCGACCGTCTCATCGCTCAGTATCGCTTCCAACGAGCTCAGGCTGAGGcagag gcctgTAAGCTGGGCTGCCTGCTGAAGGAGGCGGAGCGCCGTCGGGAGGATCTGCAGTCGGAGCTGAGCGGACAGGTGCTGGAGGTGGAGCGCTGCAAGGCCGAcatggaggagctgctgcagcacaacGCCCGGCTGCAGAAGGACTCAGAGGAGCACCAGAGCCTCAAAGGAGCCTACAACGCTCTGCTCAACAG GTTTAACGAGAGCGAGCGTCttctgaaggagctgcaggccGCTCACATCTCGCTCACCAAACAGAGCGACACTCTGAGGAAGAACCAGGAAGCTCTGACACTGCAGCACgaaaa GATGGCGTCAGTgttggaggagagagagcaggagatcAGATCTCTCCGTGCAGATCTGCAGCAGAAGAACAGCGACATCACAG GTCTGCGAGGTGAACTGCGGGCCGAGGAGGAGAAGCTGAAGGAGAAGGATCACGAGCAGAGAGATCTGGAGGAGACGGTGGATGTTTTGAGGAAGGAGCTGAACAAGACGGAGCAGGCCAGGAAGGACGCCAGCATCAAG GCATCGTCTCTGGAGATGCAGAAGAGCGTTCTGGAGACGAAGCTGAAGCAGCGGGAGGACGAGCTGAGCAAGCACTCCTCCATGATCGCCATGATCCACAGCCTGAGCAGCGGCAAGCAGAAGAACGACGTCAACCTGTCGCTGTGA